A stretch of the Lentimicrobium sp. L6 genome encodes the following:
- the citD gene encoding citrate lyase acyl carrier protein, protein MKITRKAQAGSFESSDILILAAPVEEGEGRDIQIESGVFMQYGETIEKLIHQVLDQFEVNDVQLQIHDKGAIEPVILARMETVMQRALNQQKGTMY, encoded by the coding sequence CAGAAAAGCACAAGCGGGTTCTTTCGAGTCCAGCGATATCCTTATCCTTGCAGCTCCTGTAGAGGAAGGCGAAGGTAGAGATATCCAAATTGAGTCGGGCGTATTTATGCAATACGGCGAAACCATAGAAAAACTGATTCACCAAGTTTTAGATCAGTTTGAAGTAAACGATGTTCAATTACAAATTCATGATAAAGGTGCCATTGAACCAGTTATACTTGCAAGAATGGAAACCGTGATGCAAAGAGCCCTCAATCAGCAAAAAGGTACCATGTATTAA
- a CDS encoding CoA ester lyase, which yields MKRKRRTMLYIPGNNPAMLLHGSVYGADSLLLDLEDAVALNQKDAARNLIQQMLKNVDYGNTEVCVRVNHLDTPFGMEDLKAIVPLQPDAIRYPKTETVEELQRLITLVEQIEDEHGLPHDQMTIHIMIETALGVQNVFDIAKYSKRVDAITIGGQDLTADMNIKSSKNSSGIDLARKMIVMAAKANRIDAIDTVWADIDDEEGLKQETEFIRQIGFSGKAVINPRQIDPIHEIYTPSDEEIRKAYRVVKEFNKNDAKGIGVFAIDGKMVDAPVVTRARYVLELAGVDHANI from the coding sequence ATGAAAAGAAAAAGAAGAACCATGTTATATATTCCGGGCAACAATCCAGCCATGTTGCTTCACGGAAGTGTTTACGGTGCCGATAGTTTGCTTCTCGATTTAGAAGACGCAGTGGCCCTTAACCAAAAAGATGCCGCTAGAAATTTGATTCAACAAATGCTCAAAAATGTGGATTATGGCAATACCGAGGTTTGCGTAAGAGTGAACCATCTAGATACTCCATTTGGAATGGAAGACCTAAAAGCCATTGTTCCATTGCAGCCAGATGCCATTCGTTATCCTAAAACCGAAACGGTGGAAGAGCTTCAAAGACTCATCACTTTGGTGGAGCAAATTGAAGATGAGCATGGATTACCCCATGACCAAATGACCATTCATATCATGATTGAAACAGCTTTGGGTGTTCAGAATGTATTCGATATTGCAAAATATTCTAAACGTGTAGATGCCATCACCATTGGTGGACAAGATTTAACTGCCGATATGAATATTAAAAGCTCTAAGAATAGCTCTGGTATTGACTTAGCTAGAAAAATGATTGTAATGGCCGCTAAAGCCAATAGAATAGATGCCATAGATACCGTCTGGGCTGATATTGACGATGAGGAAGGCTTGAAACAAGAAACTGAATTCATACGTCAGATTGGATTCTCAGGAAAAGCAGTCATTAATCCTCGACAAATAGACCCAATCCATGAAATATACACCCCTTCCGACGAAGAAATCCGTAAGGCTTATAGGGTAGTGAAAGAGTTCAACAAGAACGATGCAAAAGGTATTGGCGTTTTTGCCATAGATGGAAAAATGGTGGATGCACCCGTAGTCACAAGAGCCAGATACGTTCTGGAATTGGCAGGTGTAGATCATGCGAACATTTAA